A section of the Bacillus pumilus genome encodes:
- a CDS encoding LacI family DNA-binding transcriptional regulator, which yields MSVSIKDVALKAGVSIASVSRVLSGKPGVGAQTAERIKQVIDELDYRPNLGARGLVKRKTGNIAVVVPRGSYILNNPFFSTILDGIAKELDETEFNMLMSFTSVQQQRLLETQAVDGAILFSPRNEELSMDWLKSLAIPIIVVGSYLEDSPFPCVRPDDEEGVCQSVTALFEKGHRTIGLVNGPMSSMHSVRYYNGYERTLKHLGLTMNKELVFELDEFDGGKVVEVVSQFLQGNQHMTGVVCSSDFLAMGVMKAADHANVSIPHDLSVVGADDVPIASFLTPSLSSVHVDLVGMGRKAVSLLTQVLDGDQLEEMEHIFPMYYIDRGTTGTPKKK from the coding sequence GTGTCAGTAAGTATTAAAGATGTCGCATTGAAAGCTGGAGTGTCTATCGCCTCTGTTTCCCGAGTATTAAGTGGTAAACCAGGAGTAGGTGCTCAAACGGCTGAAAGAATCAAACAAGTGATTGATGAGTTAGACTATCGCCCTAATTTAGGAGCCAGAGGGCTCGTTAAAAGAAAGACTGGGAATATAGCGGTCGTGGTTCCGCGTGGTTCATATATTTTGAATAATCCATTTTTTTCGACGATTTTAGATGGTATAGCGAAAGAGTTAGATGAAACTGAATTCAATATGTTGATGTCATTTACATCTGTGCAGCAGCAGCGATTACTTGAAACACAAGCTGTAGATGGTGCCATTTTATTTTCTCCAAGAAATGAAGAATTGAGCATGGATTGGTTAAAAAGTTTAGCTATTCCCATTATTGTGGTTGGAAGTTACTTAGAGGATTCTCCTTTCCCATGTGTCAGACCAGATGATGAAGAAGGTGTGTGTCAATCTGTAACGGCCTTATTTGAGAAAGGTCATCGAACCATTGGGCTGGTCAATGGTCCAATGAGTTCGATGCATAGTGTGAGGTATTACAATGGATATGAGCGCACACTGAAACATTTAGGATTAACAATGAACAAAGAACTTGTATTTGAGCTAGATGAATTTGATGGGGGAAAAGTAGTAGAAGTGGTTTCTCAATTTCTTCAAGGAAACCAGCACATGACTGGAGTTGTTTGCTCTTCAGATTTTTTGGCGATGGGGGTCATGAAAGCTGCAGATCATGCAAATGTGTCTATACCTCATGACTTGTCAGTCGTTGGTGCCGATGATGTGCCCATTGCAAGTTTTCTAACCCCTTCTTTATCTTCAGTTCATGTTGATTTAGTTGGGATGGGGAGAAAAGCTGTTTCTTTACTAACACAGGTATTAGATGGAGATCAGTTAGAGGAAATGGAGCATATCTTCCCTATGTACTATATAGATCGGGGCACCACGGGAACGCCAAAAAAGAAATGA
- a CDS encoding shikimate kinase, which translates to MKINREIPVRQRNIVLIGFMGVGKTTIGQLVAKKLYRDFIDVDQEIEKKYNMTIPEMFQQKGEAFFRQAEKDYIVDLCEHTQLKIVSLGGGAFKQEEIKRACLKHCTVLFLDLSWENWKQRLDILIENRPVLHNRTLDEMKELFEERREIYSLHNSRVETDHLEAEEVANYIVDTLKLGWDLYSK; encoded by the coding sequence ATGAAAATCAATAGAGAAATCCCTGTAAGACAACGGAATATTGTTCTCATTGGCTTTATGGGTGTTGGGAAAACAACCATTGGGCAGCTGGTTGCTAAAAAGCTATATCGAGATTTTATTGATGTCGATCAGGAGATTGAGAAAAAATACAACATGACGATTCCAGAGATGTTTCAGCAAAAAGGAGAAGCATTCTTCAGACAGGCTGAAAAGGATTATATCGTCGATTTATGTGAACATACACAGCTAAAGATCGTCTCACTTGGAGGCGGTGCATTCAAACAGGAAGAAATCAAACGCGCCTGCTTGAAACATTGTACGGTTCTTTTCCTTGACCTATCTTGGGAGAATTGGAAGCAGCGGCTTGATATTTTAATTGAAAATCGTCCTGTTCTTCACAACCGGACGCTTGATGAAATGAAAGAGCTGTTTGAAGAACGCCGGGAGATTTATTCTCTTCATAACTCCAGAGTGGAAACAGATCATTTAGAGGCTGAGGAAGTTGCCAATTATATTGTGGACACACTCAAGCTTGGCTGGGATTTATATTCGAAATAA
- the nadE gene encoding ammonia-dependent NAD(+) synthetase, whose product MSLQKKISQELHVQPSIDPKQEIEKRVGFLKDYLKKTGAKGFVLGISGGQDSTLAGRLAQLAASELRQEGKEDAVFIAVRLPHGVQQDEDDAQLALSFIQPDKSWKYDIAPAVTAFSEQYQKDTGGPLSDFNKGNVKARMRMIAQYAVGGEEGLLVIGTDHAAEAVTGFFTKYGDGGADVLPLTGLTKRQGRTLLEALQAPERLYLKKPTADLLDDKPQQTDETELGITYNEIDDYLEGKPVSEQAVEAIEKRYVQSEHKRQVPASMFDDWWK is encoded by the coding sequence ATGAGTTTGCAGAAAAAAATCAGCCAAGAGTTGCATGTGCAGCCCTCAATTGACCCGAAGCAGGAGATCGAAAAACGGGTTGGATTTTTAAAGGACTACTTGAAAAAAACCGGTGCGAAAGGATTCGTCCTCGGCATTAGCGGCGGGCAGGATTCAACGCTCGCTGGCCGTCTTGCACAGCTCGCTGCATCTGAACTGCGTCAAGAAGGAAAAGAAGATGCCGTCTTTATTGCGGTGCGTCTCCCGCATGGCGTGCAGCAGGATGAAGATGATGCACAGCTCGCTTTATCATTTATTCAGCCGGACAAGTCGTGGAAATATGATATTGCGCCTGCCGTGACGGCATTCAGTGAACAATATCAAAAAGACACAGGCGGACCGTTGTCTGACTTTAATAAAGGGAATGTCAAAGCACGCATGAGAATGATCGCGCAATATGCTGTCGGAGGAGAAGAAGGATTACTTGTCATTGGTACAGATCATGCAGCCGAAGCTGTCACTGGGTTCTTCACGAAGTATGGTGACGGCGGTGCAGACGTTCTCCCGCTCACAGGTCTGACGAAACGCCAAGGACGGACACTGCTAGAAGCGCTGCAAGCACCAGAGCGCCTATACTTAAAGAAACCGACAGCCGATCTGCTTGATGACAAACCTCAGCAAACGGATGAAACAGAACTAGGCATTACGTACAATGAAATTGATGATTACTTAGAAGGTAAGCCCGTGTCAGAACAAGCAGTAGAAGCGATTGAAAAGCGCTATGTTCAATCAGAGCATAAACGTCAAGTACCCGCTTCTATGTTTGATGACTGGTGGAAATAA
- a CDS encoding MFS transporter, translating to MTLEVSGNSNSHDGQVVDRASQLLTRMESVPFSRWHLKPRIIMGSATFFDAFDALSLAFVLPVLIGMWSLSPAQIGLLIGSGYIGQAIGAIFFGWLAERRGRVFSAKWTVLLMSVMSIACVFSGNFMALFIFRFIQGIGVGGEVPVAASYINELSRAQGRGRFFMLYEMIFPLGLMISAQIGAFVVPSFGWKWMFLIGGIGGLIVFVFFFMLRESPRWLISKGRFDEAERIIEEIEASTDKRMPVAKQVSSSTEKGDWKELFSTFYRKRTLIVWGLWFSAYFVSNGLNNWLPSLYNTVYNLPVGDSLRAASLTNILQTVGVFACAFLIDKVGRKRWATIAFIVTGALLTALWISGASSPESVIYLGSAAYGMMGTITVLLYLYTPEIYPTRMRVIGTAFATAWLRLASAIAPIMIGFILEVSGVSTIFILFASVTVVGAILAFKMIETREKVLEDIAP from the coding sequence ATGACGTTAGAAGTCAGCGGAAATTCAAATTCTCATGATGGACAAGTTGTTGATAGAGCTTCACAACTATTGACGAGAATGGAAAGTGTACCTTTTTCTAGATGGCATTTAAAACCTCGTATCATTATGGGATCTGCCACCTTTTTTGATGCTTTTGATGCTCTGTCTTTAGCGTTTGTACTCCCAGTTCTCATCGGCATGTGGAGTTTATCACCTGCTCAAATTGGTCTTCTTATTGGGTCTGGTTATATAGGACAAGCGATTGGTGCCATTTTCTTTGGGTGGTTAGCAGAAAGGCGTGGCCGCGTTTTTAGTGCAAAGTGGACTGTACTCCTCATGTCCGTCATGAGTATTGCATGTGTGTTTTCAGGTAATTTTATGGCACTGTTTATTTTTCGTTTTATACAAGGCATTGGGGTAGGAGGAGAGGTGCCGGTAGCAGCCTCATATATCAATGAATTGTCCCGTGCTCAAGGGAGAGGCAGATTTTTTATGCTGTATGAGATGATTTTTCCTTTAGGTTTAATGATCTCAGCTCAAATCGGAGCATTTGTTGTACCTAGCTTTGGGTGGAAGTGGATGTTTTTGATTGGGGGCATCGGAGGACTCATCGTCTTTGTATTCTTTTTTATGTTACGTGAATCTCCAAGGTGGTTGATTTCGAAAGGCAGATTTGATGAAGCCGAAAGAATTATTGAAGAAATTGAAGCTAGTACTGACAAACGAATGCCTGTAGCAAAGCAAGTATCTAGCAGTACTGAAAAGGGCGACTGGAAAGAGCTTTTTTCAACTTTCTACCGTAAAAGAACATTGATCGTATGGGGACTATGGTTTTCTGCCTACTTTGTATCGAATGGTTTAAATAACTGGTTACCAAGTCTTTATAATACGGTTTACAATTTGCCAGTTGGAGATTCATTAAGGGCAGCCTCTCTGACAAATATTTTACAGACCGTCGGTGTATTCGCTTGTGCATTTTTAATTGATAAAGTAGGACGAAAGCGCTGGGCAACCATTGCATTTATCGTAACAGGAGCTTTATTAACTGCTTTATGGATCAGCGGAGCGAGTTCTCCAGAAAGTGTGATCTATTTAGGGTCTGCTGCTTACGGAATGATGGGGACGATTACAGTTCTTCTCTATTTATATACACCTGAAATTTATCCAACACGTATGAGGGTAATTGGAACGGCATTTGCTACAGCTTGGCTTAGGCTGGCCTCAGCGATCGCTCCTATTATGATAGGCTTTATTTTAGAGGTAAGCGGTGTTTCAACTATTTTTATTCTTTTCGCAAGTGTGACTGTAGTGGGAGCAATTCTTGCTTTTAAAATGATCGAAACGCGCGAGAAAGTATTAGAGGATATTGCACCGTGA
- a CDS encoding DUF1989 domain-containing protein: MNGEYVILPKGRLGFRLGKGQCMRVVDVEGQQVADVMAYHEKDFYEKFDQGATMDSLFSSKVKKGDKLYSNLYKPMFTVIEDTVECHDLYMPACRQEMYQLLYGRTHLEVMHTCYDNLRNAFEPFGIPKEDMYYPFNAFMNTVIDEKGKLSVELPKSLPGDYIRLRAEMDLIVAVSACPADIGKCNGASCTSIRVEID, encoded by the coding sequence ATGAACGGAGAATATGTCATTTTACCAAAGGGCAGACTCGGCTTTCGTTTAGGAAAAGGCCAATGTATGCGGGTGGTTGATGTTGAAGGACAGCAAGTAGCAGATGTAATGGCCTATCATGAAAAGGATTTTTATGAAAAATTTGACCAAGGTGCGACAATGGACAGCCTATTTTCGTCAAAGGTAAAAAAAGGCGATAAGCTTTATTCTAACTTATACAAACCGATGTTTACGGTCATTGAAGACACAGTCGAATGCCATGATTTATACATGCCCGCCTGCCGGCAAGAAATGTATCAGCTTTTATATGGACGGACGCATTTAGAGGTCATGCATACATGCTACGATAATTTGCGGAATGCCTTTGAACCATTTGGGATTCCGAAGGAGGATATGTACTATCCTTTTAATGCCTTTATGAATACAGTCATTGATGAAAAAGGAAAGCTGTCTGTGGAGCTGCCAAAATCTCTTCCCGGTGATTACATTCGTCTGCGAGCCGAAATGGACCTCATTGTGGCCGTATCCGCATGTCCTGCTGATATTGGAAAGTGTAATGGCGCAAGCTGTACATCGATACGGGTTGAAATTGATTGA
- a CDS encoding dihydrodipicolinate synthase family protein, whose translation MKNKEKWSGVFPAVLIPFKDDYSIDEPAFRKLVRWVADHKGINGIVVNGHTGEIMTLLPHERAEAVRIAADELKGEVPVISGVSAEGTIEAIQHAKAVEEAGGEGILLMPPHSWLRFGMQPESPVQFFKDVAEAIDISIIVHQYPTWTKTSYTTSQLLEMSEIENVVSFKIGQRDMAQYEVDVRALKKHAPDVSLLTCHDEYLLPTLVQGIDGALVGFGCFVPDLIAELVKCVEEKDLVAANKVYDRIFELKHAVYKMDEPSSTSHLRMKEAMYQRGLISSSLARKPVLPLTDEEKEEIRQGLQSVGLLKENVGR comes from the coding sequence ATGAAAAATAAAGAAAAATGGAGCGGTGTATTCCCGGCTGTCTTAATTCCTTTTAAAGATGACTATTCAATTGATGAACCTGCTTTTCGTAAGCTTGTCCGTTGGGTGGCAGATCACAAAGGCATTAACGGGATCGTTGTCAATGGACATACTGGCGAGATTATGACTTTACTGCCACATGAACGAGCTGAAGCAGTGCGTATTGCAGCCGACGAATTAAAAGGGGAAGTACCTGTCATTTCCGGGGTTTCTGCTGAAGGGACAATTGAAGCAATCCAACATGCAAAAGCTGTTGAAGAAGCTGGTGGAGAAGGTATACTTCTCATGCCACCACATTCATGGCTAAGATTTGGTATGCAGCCTGAGTCACCTGTCCAATTCTTTAAAGATGTTGCAGAAGCGATTGATATTTCAATCATCGTTCATCAATATCCAACATGGACAAAAACCTCATATACAACCAGTCAATTACTAGAAATGTCTGAGATTGAGAACGTTGTTTCGTTTAAAATTGGTCAAAGAGACATGGCACAATACGAGGTCGATGTACGGGCATTGAAAAAACATGCACCAGATGTATCGTTACTCACATGTCATGATGAATATTTATTACCAACATTGGTTCAAGGCATTGATGGAGCACTTGTAGGTTTCGGCTGTTTCGTGCCAGATTTGATCGCTGAACTTGTGAAATGTGTGGAAGAAAAAGACCTTGTAGCGGCCAATAAAGTTTACGATAGAATCTTTGAATTAAAGCATGCTGTGTATAAAATGGATGAACCTTCATCTACTTCTCATCTGCGCATGAAAGAAGCGATGTATCAGCGAGGTTTGATCAGTAGTTCGCTTGCTAGGAAGCCGGTATTACCTTTAACTGACGAGGAAAAAGAAGAAATTCGCCAAGGCCTTCAAAGTGTTGGTTTGCTTAAGGAAAACGTCGGTAGATAA